The following coding sequences lie in one Primulina huaijiensis isolate GDHJ02 chromosome 2, ASM1229523v2, whole genome shotgun sequence genomic window:
- the LOC140971067 gene encoding ERBB-3 BINDING PROTEIN 1-like, whose amino-acid sequence MSDEEREEKELDLTSPEVVTKYKSAAEIVNKALQLVLSECKPKVKIVDLCEKGDAFMREQTGNMYRNVKKKIERGVAFPTCISVNNTICHFSPLASDETVLEDGDILKIDMGCHIDGFIAVVAHTHVLSQGPVTGRAADVIAAANTAAEVALRLMRPGKKNKDVTEAIQKVAAAYDCKIVEGVLSHQMKQFVIDGNKVVLSVSGTDTRVDEAEFEENEVYSVDIVTSTGEGKPKLLDEKQTTIYKRAVDKNYHLKMKASRFIFSEISQKFPIMPFSARALEEKRARLGLVECVNHELLQPYPVLHEKPGDLVAHIKFTVLLMPNGSDRITSHPLQDLQPTKTVDDLEIKAWLALATKSKKKGGGKKKKGKKGDKEEDTGDGEPMDAAPKGAASQE is encoded by the exons ATGTCGGACGAGGAAAGAGAGGAGAAGGAGTTGGATCTCACCTCTCCTGAAGTTGTAACCAAATACAAATCAGCGGCCGAAATTGTTAACA AGGCATTGCAATTAGTGTTGTCAGAATGCAAACCGAAAGTGAAGATTGTAGACCTCTGTGAGAAAGGAGATGCTTTCATGAGAGA gcagactGGGAACATGTATAGGAATGTGAAGAAGAAGATAGAAAGGGGTGTTGCATTCCCTACTTGCATCTCAGTGAACAATACGATCTGCCATTTTTCACCATTGGCCAGTGACGAGACCGTGTTGGAAGATGGagatatattgaaaat TGATATGGGGTGTCACATAGATGGCTTTATTGCTGTTGTTGCGCATACCCATGTGCTTTCGCAAGGACCTGTCACCGGCCGGGCAGCTGATGTTATTGCTGCTGCAAATACTGCTGCCGAGGTTGCTCTGAGGCTCATGCGGCCAGGGAAAAAG AACAAAGATGTCACTGAAGCCATTCAAAAGGTTGCTGCTGCATATGACTGCAAGATAGTTGAAGGAGTTTTAAGTCATCAAATGAAACAATTTGTGATTGATGGAAACAAGGTTGTGTTAAGTGTCTCTGGCACTGATACCAGAGTTGATGAAGCTGAGTTTGAGGAAAACGAGGTGTATTCTGTTGACATTGTTACAAGCACTGGTGAAGGCAAG CCAAAATTGTTGGATGAGAAACAAACAACTATATATAAAAGAGCTGTCGACAAGAATTATCACCTAAAGATGAAAGCATCTCGGTTCATATTTAGTGAGATTAGCCAGAAGTTCCCAATCATGCCGTTTTCTGCTAG GGCTTTAGAAGAGAAGCGTGCTCGTTTGGGCCTTGTAGAATGTGTGAATCACGAGCTTTTGCAGCCGTATCCTGTTCTTCATGAGAAGCCGG GCGATCTGGTTGCTCACATCAAGTTCACTGTTTTGCTAATGCCAAACGGTTCAGATCGAATCACATCGCATCCTCTACAGGATCTTCAACCCACCAAGACGGTTGACGATCTCGAAATCAAAGCCTGGTTGGCGTTGGCGACAAAGTCAAAGAAGAAAGGTGGtggaaagaagaagaaag GTAAGAAAGGGGACAAAGAAGAGGACACAGGCGATGGAGAGCCTATGGACGCTGCACCAAAAGGTGCAGCTTCCCAAGAATGA